Proteins from one Impatiens glandulifera chromosome 2, dImpGla2.1, whole genome shotgun sequence genomic window:
- the LOC124926794 gene encoding transmembrane protein 230-like, translating to MAYVDHAFSISDEDIMMESSYIMNNRPPVKEIALAISLLFFGTTAIVLGIFMSINRVGGDRAHGFFFALLGAVLFLPGFYYTRIAYFAYKGYKGFSFSNIPPV from the exons ATGGCGTACGTAGATCACGCTTTCTCGATATCTGATGAGGACATCATGATGGAGTCTTCTTACATCATGAACAATCGTCCTCCCGTCAAGGAGATCGCACTTGCCATCTCTCTACTTTTCTTCGGCACCACAGCAATTGTCTTGGGAATCTTCATGTCCATCAATCGTGTAGGCGGCGATCGGGCTCATG GGTTTTTCTTTGCGTTACTTGGGGCCGTACTATTCCTTCCAGGTTTCTACTATACTCGGATTGCTTACTTTGCCTACAAGGGTTACAAGGGTTTCTCTTTCTCCAACATCCCCCCTGTTTAA